One genomic segment of Ipomoea triloba cultivar NCNSP0323 chromosome 9, ASM357664v1 includes these proteins:
- the LOC116030990 gene encoding UDP-glucosyltransferase 74AE2-like — MSSKAQHVVVISVPVQGHINPMLQFSKRLASKGVRVTILAPAYLTTSLQTMYGGLIQIECISEDDKPPHGIDELLEWFETIVFRSFRNLVDKMEGSGCPLKVVVYDAVLPWAQDLAQNHGLKGAAFFTQSCAVCGMYYLMYSGKLKVSTTENSSVSLPSIMPVMGLQDLPSFFIDTQSYPSLSKISINQSMNFQKAEWLLFNSFDNLEKEVVEWISHEAAIKTIGPTIPSMYLDKGLKDDKDYGMSLFKPNSESCIKWLDSRETSSVVYVSFGSLASLGEKQMEELAWGLMRSNCYFLWVVRTSEDSKVPKDFKSKTSEKGLIVNWCPQLDVLAHPATGCFMTHCGWNSTLEALSLGVPMVGMPQWSDQPTNAKYIMDVWETGIRVKGGEDGIVTREEIEGCIREVMFGEKGNILKNNALKWRELAKEAVDEGGTTDKNIDEFLSQLIK; from the exons ATGAGCAGCAAAGCTCAGCATGTTGTAGTGATCTCGGTGCCAGTACAAGGCCACATCAACCCGATGCTTCAGTTCTCCAAACGTTTGGCATCTAAGGGTGTGAGAGTCACCATACTGGCGCCAGCTTACCTTACCACTTCCTTGCAGACTATGTACGGTGGTTTAATTCAAATTGAGTGCATTTCTGAGGATGATAAGCCACCCCATGGGATTGACGAACTCCTGGAATGGTTTGAAACCATAGTTTTCCGGAGTTTCAGGAATCTCGTTGACAAAATGGAGGGCTCTGGTTGCCCACTGAAGGTTGTTGTGTACGATGCTGTCTTGCCATGGGCACAAGACTTGGCTCAAAACCATGGCCTTAAAGGCGCTGCATTTTTCACTCAATCTTGTGCTGTCTGTGGAATGTACTACCTTATGTACAGTGGAAAGCTGAAAGTTTCTACAACCGAGAATTCCTCCGTTTCATTGCCATCAATAATGCCGGTGATGGGACTACAAGACTTGCCTTCTTTTTTCATAGATACTCAGTCCTATCCATCTCTTTCCAAAATTAGCATCAACCAGAGTATGAATTTTCAGAAAGCTGAGTGGCTGCTCTTCAACAGCTTTGATAATTTGGAAAAGGAG GTGGTGGAATGGATATCTCATGAAGCTGCAATAAAGACAATAGGGCCAACTATCCCATCTATGTACTTGGACAAAGGATTGAAGGATGACAAAGACTACGGCATGAGTTTATTCAAGCCAAATAGTGAATCTTGCATCAAGTGGCTCGACTCTAGGGAAACTAGCTCGGTTGTTTATGTTTCATTTGGGAGCTTAGCCAGTCTTGGAGAGAAGCAGATGGAGGAACTAGCGTGGGGGTTGATGAGGAGCAACTGCTACTTCTTGTGGGTAGTGAGAACCTCGGAAGACAGCAAGGTACCAAAAGATTTTAAGTCCAAGACATCGGAGAAAGGTCTAATCGTAAACTGGTGTCCACAACTGGACGTCTTGGCTCATCCAGCTACTGGCTGTTTCATGACTCATTGCGGATGGAATTCAACACTGGAAGCATTGAGCTTGGGAGTGCCGATGGTGGGGATGCCACAATGGTCGGACCAACCCACCAATGCAAAGTATATAATGGATGTTTGGGAAACAGGAATTCGAGTTAAAGGTGGTGAAGATGGAATTGTTACAAGAGAAGAAATAGAGGGGTGTATAAGAGAAGTCATGTTTGGAGAGAAAGGAAACATCCTTAAAAACAATGCTCTAAAATGGAGAGAATTGGCTAAGGAGGCAGTTGATGAAGGAGGTACCACTGACAAAAACATTGATGAATTCCTCTCCCAACTTATTAAATGA
- the LOC116030977 gene encoding probably inactive leucine-rich repeat receptor-like protein kinase At5g48380: MYPCGVKFLILLLLYVVLLLALDCCGGIHALQSDIDCLKSVRESLEDPLGYLDSWNFNNRSEGFICRFIGVDCWHPDENKVLNIRLSNMELGGQFPLGIQRCSSLTGLDLSSNKLNGTIPPNIAKIVGLITTLDLSSNRFTGEIPVDLANCTYLNVIKLDNNELTGQIPPQFGSLTRIKDFSVANNRLIGAVPHFGNYSIPAQNLANNDGLCGAPLPDCPVHAKKDHRDRDFFLTGFVTGWAIFVLLTLFICLFGIPYAAAIGKNVRVNNASICPEQQDIGNQDMILKLEKFVSRMSFKEMANATSSFSQDNIVGCGTLGKVYKATPPNGWLLAIKRLHETENLDDEFASEIMILGRLRHQNLVPLIGFSAQGKAKLLVYKYIPNGSLHDWLHSTQDRAKALEWPLRMKIAIGVAKALSWLHYSCPLNVVHNGLSSKCILLDHNFEPRISKFWEATITNLNDTASTWNNPVEYGDNFSPFTKDVYCFGIVLLQLITRKEAYELSCSTDIIFGSYTTNLLHIDEVIAHKGFDDTISQFLEIAKNCVKFLPNQRPTMFQVYESLSSISYPWVTDNASEISMDCT, encoded by the exons atgtatccCTGTGGTGTCaaatttcttattcttcttcttctttacgTAGTACTGCTACTTGCACTTGATTGTTGCGGTGGAATCCATGCGTTGCAGAGTGACATCGATTGCTTGAAATCGGTTAGAGAGTCATTGGAGGATCCTCTGGGTTACCTTGATAGCTGGAACTTTAACAACAGGAGTGAAGGATTTATCTGCAGGTTCATCGGAGTTGATTGCTGGCATCCTGATGAGAATAAAGTGCTAAATATCCGACTCTCTAACATGGAGCTTGGAGGGCAGTTCCCTCTAGGCATTCAAAGATGTTCAAGCTTAACGGGTTTGGATCTATCAAGCAACAAGCTAAACGGAACCATACCTCCAAATATAGCAAAGATCGTGGGCTTGATTACAACACTGGATTTATCGTCTAACCGATTCACGGGTGAGATTCCTGTTGATTTGGCAAACTGCACATACTTAAATGTGATCAAGTTAGACAACAATGAGCTAACTGGCCAAATTCCACCTCAATTTGGTTCATTGACACGCATAAAGGATTTCAGTGTTGCCAATAACAGATTGATAGGAGCAGTCCCACATTTTGGAAACTATTCCATTCCGGCACAAAATTTAGCAAATAATGATGGACTTTGCGGAGCTCCATTGCCAGATTGCCCAGTACATGCCAAGAAAGATCACCGCGATCGAGATTTCTTCCTCACTGGGTTTGTCACAGGTTGGGCCATCTTTGTGTTGCTCACTTTATTTATTTGCCTCTTTGGAATTCCCTATGCAGCAGCTATAGGAAAGAATGTGAGGGTGAACAACGCAAGTATATGTCCTGAGCAACAGGATATTGGGAACCAAGACATG ATTCTGAAGCTGGAGAAGTTTGTGAGCAGAATGAGTTTTAAGGAAATGGCAAACGCAACATCCAGTTTTAGCCAGGACAATATTGTTGGGTGTGGAACTCTAGGGAAAGTGTACAAGGCAACCCCTCCAAACGGCTGGCTTCTTGCCATCAAAAGACTCCACGAGACAGAGAATTTGGACGACGAGTTTGCCTCCGAGATCATGATTTTGGGCCGACTACGCCATCAAAATCTAGTGCCCCTTATAGGCTTTTCCGCCCAAGGGAAAGCAAAACTTCTGGTTTACAAGTACATACCCAATGGCAGCCTCCATGACTGGCTACACTCTACACAAGACAGGGCAAAAGCCTTGGAATGGCCTCTGAGAATGAAGATAGCAATTGGTGTAGCCAAAGCCCTGTCGTGGCTTCATTATAGTTGTCCCTTAAATGTGGTGCATAATGGCCTCTCCTCAAAATGCATATTGTTGGATCATAATTTTGAGCCAAGAATATCAAAATTCTGGGAAGCAACGATCACGAATCTCAACGACACTGCTTCTACCTGGAATAATCCTGTGGAATATGGAGACAATTTCAGCCCTTTCACCAAAGATGTGTACTGCTTTGGAATTGTGCTTCTTCAGCTCATTACCAGAAAGGAAGCCTATGAATTGAGTTGCTCTActgatatcatttttggtagctaCACAACTAATCTACTCCATATAGATGAAGTGATCGCACACAAAGGATTTGATGATACCATCTCACAATTTCTTGAAATAGCCAAGAATTGTGTGAAATTCTTGCCTAATCAAAGGCCAACAATGTTTCAAGTCTATGAATCACTCTCATCCATTTCATACCCATGGGTGACTGACAATGCTTCTGAAATTTCAATGGATTGCACTTAA